In a genomic window of Halorientalis sp. IM1011:
- a CDS encoding UPF0175 family protein: MARITGSYPDDLDLLIEGAVKAGVFGGKSDALREFVREYFEDHENERIAAAVALYERERITLGDAARLADVDRWTMRDILREHGVELRLGLVDEEDAAYEAEAATELEFDDEPADTETSDSQ, from the coding sequence ATGGCACGAATCACCGGCTCTTATCCAGACGATCTCGACCTCCTCATCGAAGGTGCTGTCAAGGCTGGTGTGTTCGGGGGCAAGAGCGATGCGTTGCGAGAGTTCGTGCGTGAGTACTTCGAGGACCACGAAAACGAACGCATCGCTGCTGCAGTCGCCCTCTACGAACGCGAACGAATTACGCTCGGTGATGCTGCGAGACTCGCTGATGTCGACCGCTGGACGATGCGGGATATTCTCCGTGAGCATGGTGTGGAACTCCGACTCGGGCTCGTGGACGAGGAGGATGCGGCCTACGAAGCGGAGGCGGCGACGGAACTCGAATTCGACGATGAGCCTGCTGATACCGAGACATCGGACTCGCAATGA
- a CDS encoding DNA-binding protein — MSNGSDPTAVLEALDRAQDAFEMVGRGRTAFEDGISADDDWKTQLTKACRLLEVVETLQAQAGYYTAVIEVSFGAIERSIEAYALAMTNDTLQDFQDHQFSYERAHQIGLFERETAAAMKDLYSENRTESYYGGGRPTEEQAEAMTDLASAVHQFAVSQIREGGVCLCD, encoded by the coding sequence ATGAGTAACGGCTCGGACCCGACTGCTGTACTCGAAGCACTCGACCGCGCACAGGATGCCTTCGAAATGGTCGGACGCGGTCGGACAGCGTTCGAGGACGGAATTAGTGCTGATGACGATTGGAAGACACAACTGACGAAAGCGTGTCGTCTCCTCGAGGTCGTCGAAACGCTCCAGGCACAGGCCGGGTACTACACGGCCGTCATCGAGGTCAGTTTCGGCGCTATCGAACGGTCGATCGAGGCGTATGCACTCGCGATGACGAACGATACGCTGCAGGACTTTCAGGACCACCAGTTCAGCTACGAACGTGCCCACCAGATCGGGCTGTTTGAGCGGGAGACTGCAGCGGCGATGAAGGACCTCTACAGCGAGAACCGGACTGAGAGTTATTACGGGGGCGGTCGTCCAACTGAAGAACAAGCAGAAGCAATGACCGATCTTGCCAGCGCAGTCCATCAGTTCGCAGTGAGCCAGATCCGGGAAGGCGGTGTCTGTCTGTGTGACTGA
- a CDS encoding nucleotidyltransferase domain-containing protein, protein MNRETDSTNSSGAAISLSIPPSDPTLFKHKATSDALLFLTNHRFSDFSLRELATQIGHSHQSVRRAVNVLSANDLVIESPESNQRLVQINRQRLSIPDDPILRIPQSEYHQPVKAAVTELRENINDVVGIILYGSVARGEADRRSDIDLWVLTRSGRAESQREANAIARDLEDSEFDGERYVYDIDVEAVQAIPAYTENIREIVVSGIPIYKTSDFETVENLLLEKGATDE, encoded by the coding sequence ATGAACCGCGAGACGGATAGTACAAATTCGTCTGGAGCAGCTATTTCTCTTTCAATACCCCCTTCAGATCCAACTTTGTTCAAACACAAGGCAACGAGCGACGCCCTTCTCTTTTTAACAAACCACCGATTCAGTGACTTCTCACTGCGAGAACTCGCGACACAGATCGGTCACTCACACCAGTCCGTCCGGCGGGCAGTGAACGTTCTCAGCGCGAACGACCTAGTCATCGAATCGCCCGAGAGCAACCAGCGACTCGTCCAGATCAATAGACAGCGCCTGTCGATTCCAGACGATCCGATCCTCCGGATTCCCCAATCAGAGTATCACCAACCCGTCAAAGCCGCGGTTACAGAGCTCCGTGAAAACATCAACGACGTCGTGGGCATCATCCTCTATGGGAGTGTGGCCCGGGGCGAGGCTGACCGACGGAGCGATATCGATCTCTGGGTGCTAACCCGGTCTGGGCGGGCCGAAAGCCAACGAGAAGCGAACGCCATTGCCCGTGACCTCGAAGACTCCGAGTTCGATGGTGAGCGATACGTCTACGATATCGATGTCGAGGCCGTCCAGGCGATACCGGCGTACACCGAGAACATTCGGGAGATCGTCGTTTCAGGAATCCCGATCTACAAGACGAGTGACTTCGAAACCGTCGAGAACCTCCTCTTGGAGAAAGGTGCCACCGATGAGTAA